A window of Mytilus edulis chromosome 10, xbMytEdul2.2, whole genome shotgun sequence contains these coding sequences:
- the LOC139492421 gene encoding uncharacterized protein → MMDKEVSSDCGGTNSCRQEQFYMGYKECQEEILGYLIDTDGVDIKDDFFQRIRTFLDHSSKKHLRLTTVKTASDIQDVKHNDSLRSEAPISNSNSQRNRQMLKGMGIFENSIAMIKQDKHLCTLLKRTEQTSSRTSGYDSIRSQSLSEGSVSCITIQSVQGDTADQDKSNESRGSLCSSQENSFEGSNGSKNYYHKSHAYKFKHNITKRFSKEISPWHPRSERSSDSMEDESEQGKQNIISYSTTSPSTEYSQYLGSENCSSNSYCKKKQIPRYRNNLVKDGRSDSNQVPLPAFVLHPLGTHYVPVTIPPTYFNSLFKDDINGSTAYHPISIPVNFCGPSVAIHTQVEQQLTCAPKGHKEERCVENSYKKIF, encoded by the exons ATGATGGATAAAGAGGTATCGTCAGATTGTGGTGGAACAAACTCATGCCGTCAAGAACAGTTTTATATGGGATATAAAGAATGTCAAGAGGAAATACTGGGATATTTAATTGACACAGATGGAGTGGATATAAAAGATGACTTCTTTCAGAGAATTAGAACGTTTTTAGATCATAGCAGTAAGAAACATCTTAGATTAACAACAG TAAAAACTGCATCTGATATCCAAGATGTAAAGCATAATGATTCTTTGAGGTCAGAAGCACCAATTTCAAATTCAAACTCACAGAGAAATCGTCAAATGCTGAAAGGCAtgggaatttttgaaaatagcaTCGCAATGATAAAACAGGATAAACATCTTTGTACCTTGCTGAAGCGAACAGAACAAACATCTAGTCGAACATCAGGATACGACAGCATCAGAAGCCAGTCGTTATCAGAGGGAAGCGTGTCATGCATTACAATACAGTCTGTTCAGGGAGATACAGCAGATCAAGATAAAAGTAACGAGTCAAGAGGCAGTTTATGCTCCAGTCAGGAAAACTCATTCGAAGGCAGTAATGGCAGCAAGAATTATTACCACAAGTCGCATGCTTACAAATTTAAGCATAATATCACAAAAAGGTTTTCTAAAGAAATAAGTCCTTGGCATCCAAGAAGTGAAAGATCTTCAGATTCAATGGAGGATGAAAGTGAACAAGGAAAGCAAAACATTATTAGCTATAGTACTACCAGCCCTAGCACTGAATACAGTCAATATTTAGGATCTGAAAATTGTTCTTCAAATAGTTATtgcaagaaaaaacaaattccacGCTATCGGAATAATTTAGTTAAGGATGGTCGTTCTGATTCAAATCAAGTGCCTTTACCTGCCTTTGTACTTCATCCTCTTGGGACACATTATGTTCCCGTAACAATACCTCCTACATATTTCAATAGTTTGTTTAAAGACGATATCAATGGATCAACAGCATACCATCCCATTAGTATCCCTGTGAATTTCTGTGGTCCAAGTGTTGCCATACATACACAGGTAGAACAACAGCTCACATGTGCCCCAAAAGGACATAAAGAGGAAAGATGTGTTGAAAATTCctacaaaaaaatcttttga
- the LOC139491104 gene encoding uncharacterized protein isoform X1 → MMRKSLKVFIICLLFPLSWGHLCLIHPLQRGAMEITMSGSKTCFRHEPECGGQPPETPVHWFMGGKQMWIKWQQNYNHYDVGYPGYMDVAYAPLNSSNWKTIAYVADEYFYAQDHQRNYTAIVVLPNIECAHCVIRARYQSHKPGESIFYQCSDIVIKQTQAEPEPAKPNPPQQQDLDTQYGSILKKYNNLKRKHESSQYIDQHCLIGFSYDRLTPFDGFLMSVNLRTGKTREMEEFYINIALRQKQRNKRNQIKADNGDFVYDAISAINSNGNFVNLYHTGETADIVSDFVMEVDLKHPGDVIKRATIVNNLDFPISTVLPYAEDSYYTVTLADRVDKGQFQFILGKLTYTAIQQFSYKPILWSEPESLYVNYQWAEYDSVRNRVYLLMGNENSPDRLQARIYTYDITEGNVSWVEVDVSDYTYMSFHVHKKTGRLFAVSPGLTYHFNPYWSLIEVDPSIGKSKNLKLIANVGYFSLYYGGTVFNGIDEETDTLYHVFRLIDTNSDVIVGININTYKMAFSGITNLRHLHNLSYIRANNTCYL, encoded by the exons ATGATGAGAAAATCACTGAAAGTCTTTATAATATGCCTACTCTTTCCTTTGTCATGGGGACATCTTTGTTTGATACATCCACTACAGAGAGGTGCTATGGAGATTACAATG AGTGGAAGTAAAACATGTTTTCGTCACGAACCCGAATGTGGAGGACAGCCACCAGAGACACCAGTTCATTGGTTTATGGGCGGCAAACAAATGTGGATAAAGTGGCAACAGAATTATAACCATTACGATGTAGGATATCCAG GATATATGGACGTGGCGTATGCACCATTGAATTCATCAAACTGGAAAACTATAGCGTATGTGGCAGATGAATATTTCTATGCTCAGGATCACCAAAGAAATTACACAGCAATAGTT GTACTCCCAAACATTGAGTGTGCTCATTGTGTTATCAGAGCTCGGTACCAGTCGCACAAACCAGGAGAATCAATATTTTACCAGTGTTCGGATATTGTTATAAAACAAACACAAGCAGAACCAGAACCAGCAAAACCAAATCCACCACAGCAACAAGACCTTGACACTCAGTATGGAtccatattgaaaaaatataacaatttaaaaagaaaacacgaAAGTTCTCAGTACATCGATCAACATTGTTTGATTGGATTTTCATACGACCGATTAACTCCTTTTGATGGTTTCTTAATGAGTGTAAATTTAAGGACAGGTAAAACAAGAGAAATGGaagaattttatattaatattgccCTTAGACAAAAACAGAGGAATAAAAGGAATCAAATAAAGGCGGATAACGGAGATTTTGTGTATGATGCCATATCTGCTATTAATTCAAATGGTAATTTTGTGAATTTATACCACACTGGGGAAACGGCTGACATTGTTAGTGATTTTGTTATGGAGGTTGACCTTAAGCATCCAGGAGATGTCATTAAAAGGGCGACAATTGTCAACAATTTAGACTTTCCAATCAGCACAGTACTGCCTTATGCTGAAGACAGTTATTATACAGTAACTCTGGCAGATCGTGTTGATAAAG GACAATTCCAGTTCATTCTTGGAAAGTTGACATATACAGCGATTCAGCAATTCTCTTACAAACCTATTCTGTGGTCAGAACCAGAATCACTGTATGTTAATTATCAATGGGCGGAATATGACAGTGTGAGAAATCGTGTGTATTTACTGATGGGCAACGAGAACTCGCCTGACAGACTTCAGGCAAGAATATATACATACGATATCACAGAAGG AAATGTTTCCTGGGTGGAGGTAGATGTTTCTGATTATACGTATATGTCTTTCCATGTTCATAAAAAGACAG GTCGTCTTTTTGCAGTTTCACCCGGACTTACATATCATTTTAATCCGTATTGGTCACTTATTGAGGTCGATCCATCTATTGGAAAATCTAAAAATCTGAAACTTATTGCTAATGTTG GATATTTTTCACTGTATTATGGTGGAACCGTATTCAATGGAATTGATGAGGAAACTGATACTTTGTATCACGTGTTTAGATTGATTGACACAAATTCTGACGTCATCGTcggaataaatataaatacttacAAGATGGCATTTTCTGGAATTACGAATCTGAGACATCTACATAATCTATCATATATTCGAGCAAACAATACGTGTTATCTCTAA
- the LOC139491104 gene encoding uncharacterized protein isoform X2, with the protein MEITMSGSKTCFRHEPECGGQPPETPVHWFMGGKQMWIKWQQNYNHYDVGYPGYMDVAYAPLNSSNWKTIAYVADEYFYAQDHQRNYTAIVVLPNIECAHCVIRARYQSHKPGESIFYQCSDIVIKQTQAEPEPAKPNPPQQQDLDTQYGSILKKYNNLKRKHESSQYIDQHCLIGFSYDRLTPFDGFLMSVNLRTGKTREMEEFYINIALRQKQRNKRNQIKADNGDFVYDAISAINSNGNFVNLYHTGETADIVSDFVMEVDLKHPGDVIKRATIVNNLDFPISTVLPYAEDSYYTVTLADRVDKGQFQFILGKLTYTAIQQFSYKPILWSEPESLYVNYQWAEYDSVRNRVYLLMGNENSPDRLQARIYTYDITEGNVSWVEVDVSDYTYMSFHVHKKTGRLFAVSPGLTYHFNPYWSLIEVDPSIGKSKNLKLIANVGYFSLYYGGTVFNGIDEETDTLYHVFRLIDTNSDVIVGININTYKMAFSGITNLRHLHNLSYIRANNTCYL; encoded by the exons ATGGAGATTACAATG AGTGGAAGTAAAACATGTTTTCGTCACGAACCCGAATGTGGAGGACAGCCACCAGAGACACCAGTTCATTGGTTTATGGGCGGCAAACAAATGTGGATAAAGTGGCAACAGAATTATAACCATTACGATGTAGGATATCCAG GATATATGGACGTGGCGTATGCACCATTGAATTCATCAAACTGGAAAACTATAGCGTATGTGGCAGATGAATATTTCTATGCTCAGGATCACCAAAGAAATTACACAGCAATAGTT GTACTCCCAAACATTGAGTGTGCTCATTGTGTTATCAGAGCTCGGTACCAGTCGCACAAACCAGGAGAATCAATATTTTACCAGTGTTCGGATATTGTTATAAAACAAACACAAGCAGAACCAGAACCAGCAAAACCAAATCCACCACAGCAACAAGACCTTGACACTCAGTATGGAtccatattgaaaaaatataacaatttaaaaagaaaacacgaAAGTTCTCAGTACATCGATCAACATTGTTTGATTGGATTTTCATACGACCGATTAACTCCTTTTGATGGTTTCTTAATGAGTGTAAATTTAAGGACAGGTAAAACAAGAGAAATGGaagaattttatattaatattgccCTTAGACAAAAACAGAGGAATAAAAGGAATCAAATAAAGGCGGATAACGGAGATTTTGTGTATGATGCCATATCTGCTATTAATTCAAATGGTAATTTTGTGAATTTATACCACACTGGGGAAACGGCTGACATTGTTAGTGATTTTGTTATGGAGGTTGACCTTAAGCATCCAGGAGATGTCATTAAAAGGGCGACAATTGTCAACAATTTAGACTTTCCAATCAGCACAGTACTGCCTTATGCTGAAGACAGTTATTATACAGTAACTCTGGCAGATCGTGTTGATAAAG GACAATTCCAGTTCATTCTTGGAAAGTTGACATATACAGCGATTCAGCAATTCTCTTACAAACCTATTCTGTGGTCAGAACCAGAATCACTGTATGTTAATTATCAATGGGCGGAATATGACAGTGTGAGAAATCGTGTGTATTTACTGATGGGCAACGAGAACTCGCCTGACAGACTTCAGGCAAGAATATATACATACGATATCACAGAAGG AAATGTTTCCTGGGTGGAGGTAGATGTTTCTGATTATACGTATATGTCTTTCCATGTTCATAAAAAGACAG GTCGTCTTTTTGCAGTTTCACCCGGACTTACATATCATTTTAATCCGTATTGGTCACTTATTGAGGTCGATCCATCTATTGGAAAATCTAAAAATCTGAAACTTATTGCTAATGTTG GATATTTTTCACTGTATTATGGTGGAACCGTATTCAATGGAATTGATGAGGAAACTGATACTTTGTATCACGTGTTTAGATTGATTGACACAAATTCTGACGTCATCGTcggaataaatataaatacttacAAGATGGCATTTTCTGGAATTACGAATCTGAGACATCTACATAATCTATCATATATTCGAGCAAACAATACGTGTTATCTCTAA